One genomic window of Sphingomonas sp. C3-2 includes the following:
- a CDS encoding 7-cyano-7-deazaguanine synthase, translating to MNREVMLLASGGLDSTTVAYSLHASGKAVYPLFFDYGQHCVETEWIRVNEVLPRDMRCPERIDISDIFRGSTSRLIEEANLWHDDVKDDDLYVPYRTLLFYAASAARAQTLNIVDVFTGFINSNHAKEIDCTAEFMNKLDGLTENIGPVRFTSPFRYASKADVTQEALRLGVPIGRTFSCQAASTLPCGACPNCVERLSALHQTGLS from the coding sequence ATGAATAGAGAAGTAATGCTCCTTGCATCGGGTGGGCTGGACTCTACTACTGTCGCATATTCGCTGCATGCTAGTGGGAAGGCTGTCTATCCCTTGTTTTTTGACTACGGTCAGCACTGCGTGGAAACGGAGTGGATCCGAGTTAACGAGGTGCTTCCGCGCGATATGAGATGTCCCGAAAGGATTGACATATCCGATATTTTTCGAGGGTCCACTTCACGTCTGATTGAAGAGGCAAATCTGTGGCATGACGACGTTAAAGATGACGATCTTTACGTTCCATATAGAACCCTTTTGTTCTATGCCGCGTCAGCAGCAAGAGCTCAAACCCTAAACATCGTCGATGTGTTTACCGGTTTCATAAATAGCAATCATGCTAAAGAGATAGACTGTACGGCAGAATTCATGAACAAGCTCGACGGGCTGACCGAGAACATCGGGCCAGTGCGCTTTACGTCGCCGTTCCGCTACGCATCGAAAGCTGACGTCACGCAAGAAGCGTTACGGCTCGGCGTTCCGATCGGGCGGACATTCTCGTGCCAGGCAGCCAGCACACTCCCTTGCGGAGCTTGCCCTAATTGCGTTGAGCGCCTAAGCGCCCTCCACCAAACGGGACTATCGTAG